Proteins encoded within one genomic window of Thiothrix litoralis:
- a CDS encoding Fic family protein codes for MEADNIAEDRGESIGMMEPLLVSGTSRFRPELADLALELTAKSTALRKSLPVGIARALSDLVRSMNCYYSNLIEGHDTHPIDIERALNEDYSTDSRKRDLQLEAKAHIAVQQWSGVYWLRNRHAHRCA; via the coding sequence ATGGAAGCGGACAATATCGCGGAAGACCGAGGCGAATCCATCGGCATGATGGAGCCGCTACTGGTTTCAGGGACATCCCGTTTTCGCCCTGAACTGGCTGACTTGGCTTTGGAACTGACCGCCAAATCTACCGCACTGCGTAAAAGCCTACCGGTAGGCATTGCACGTGCGTTGTCTGATCTGGTGCGCTCCATGAACTGCTATTACAGCAACCTGATTGAAGGGCATGACACCCACCCGATTGACATCGAACGGGCGCTCAACGAGGACTATAGCACCGACTCCAGAAAGCGTGACCTGCAACTGGAGGCCAAAGCCCATATCGCTGTCCAGCAATGGAGCGGGGTGTACTGGCTACGGAATCGACACGCGCACCGCTGCGCTTGA